The Pirellulales bacterium genome includes a window with the following:
- a CDS encoding AAA family ATPase: MSENAVENLLARLAGRGGDADADPYSVIAATEPDHTAPKAAAVQHAEKARQDKLDQLLGRIAQLTGAATAANNPTAVGATNGADAPPEPASGEGSAPATVNEFFPAEPTTLVQAKLTESDVEDLVFKFLLARGDASGRDIAEQIKLPFILLEELLRVLKSDHWIVHRGAAAMNDYQYQLTDKGRERARRLVEHCTYYGSAPVALSDYLACVAAQSLTMQHPTTDDLSRAFDDLLINPRMLARLGPAINSGRGLFLYGAAGNGKTSIAERVTRAFGQFIWVPRSIGIDGEIIRLFDPSNHEEAPLESTGGLLDNRKIDKRWIRIRRPTIVVGGELTMDNLEVVRNTSTGTCEAPMQLKSNCGTLVIDDFGRQRMSTDELLNRWIVPLEKRFDFLNLPNGKKIQVPFDQLIIFSTNLQPRDLVDEAFLRRIPYKIDVIDPTEDEFRRLFEIVAPKLGFEYREEPVNYLIQQHYLAAGRPFRNCQPRDLLMQVRNRCFYEKRTQELTKENFDMAVENYFAMM; the protein is encoded by the coding sequence ATGTCTGAGAATGCGGTTGAAAACCTGTTGGCGCGATTGGCTGGGCGCGGTGGTGATGCGGACGCCGATCCCTATTCCGTCATTGCCGCCACCGAGCCCGACCACACTGCTCCCAAGGCCGCGGCCGTCCAGCATGCGGAAAAGGCGCGGCAAGACAAGCTCGATCAACTCCTCGGCCGAATCGCCCAATTGACCGGCGCCGCCACTGCGGCCAATAACCCGACCGCCGTTGGCGCGACAAACGGCGCCGATGCTCCGCCGGAGCCCGCTTCCGGCGAGGGATCCGCGCCGGCAACTGTGAACGAATTCTTTCCCGCCGAACCGACCACCCTGGTGCAAGCGAAGCTGACGGAAAGCGACGTCGAGGATCTGGTGTTCAAGTTTCTCTTGGCCCGCGGCGACGCGAGCGGCCGAGACATTGCCGAGCAGATCAAGCTGCCGTTTATCCTGCTCGAGGAACTGCTCCGAGTATTGAAGTCGGACCATTGGATCGTCCATCGCGGCGCCGCGGCGATGAACGACTATCAATATCAGTTGACCGACAAAGGCCGCGAGCGGGCGCGACGGCTGGTGGAACACTGCACGTACTACGGTTCGGCCCCGGTCGCGCTGAGCGATTATCTCGCCTGCGTGGCCGCTCAATCGCTGACCATGCAGCATCCCACCACGGACGACTTGAGTCGCGCGTTCGACGATTTGTTGATTAATCCGCGGATGCTGGCCCGGCTCGGGCCGGCGATCAACTCCGGCCGCGGACTGTTTCTCTACGGCGCGGCCGGCAACGGCAAGACGAGCATCGCGGAGCGGGTCACGCGGGCATTCGGCCAGTTTATCTGGGTCCCTCGCTCCATCGGCATCGACGGCGAGATCATCCGCCTTTTCGATCCGAGCAACCACGAAGAGGCGCCCCTGGAGAGCACCGGCGGGCTGCTCGATAATCGGAAAATCGACAAACGCTGGATTCGCATCCGCCGGCCGACGATCGTTGTCGGTGGCGAGTTGACGATGGACAATCTTGAAGTCGTGCGCAACACCTCGACCGGCACTTGCGAAGCCCCGATGCAGCTCAAAAGCAACTGCGGCACCCTGGTGATCGACGATTTCGGCCGACAACGGATGAGCACCGATGAACTGCTGAACCGCTGGATCGTGCCGCTGGAAAAGCGATTCGACTTTCTCAATCTGCCCAACGGGAAGAAAATCCAAGTCCCATTCGATCAGTTGATCATCTTTTCGACGAACTTGCAGCCCCGCGACCTGGTCGATGAAGCTTTTCTGCGACGCATTCCCTACAAGATCGACGTGATCGATCCAACCGAGGACGAATTCCGCCGACTATTCGAAATCGTGGCCCCAAAACTGGGCTTCGAATATCGAGAAGAACCGGTCAATTATCTCATCCAGCAGCACTATCTTGCCGCGGGCCGGCCGTTCCGCAATTGCCAGCCCCGCGACTTGCTCATGCAAGTGCGCAATCGTTGCTTCTATGAGAAGCGCACCCAGGAATTGACCAAAGAGAATTTCGACATGGCGGTCGAAAACTACTTCGCGATGATGTGA
- a CDS encoding AMP-binding protein, with amino-acid sequence MADQSAAPWVDGKTIGHVLETTVAAHGSNDALAFPQLGLRLSYDEFAAEVDEAARGLLAIGIQPGEHVAAWATNVPHWVVLQFATARIGAVLVTINPAYRPFELKYVLNQCDAAALFLVDRFKSSDYFAMLREVCPEVASAAPGQLAAAQFPRLRWVVRLRGDDLVGSISWDEMCRRGRGVEPAQVDAAAAALKHTDAINIQYTSGTTGFPKAATLSHRNLLLNTYYVGQCLKLTDQDRVCIPVPFYHCFGCVLGTICAAVYGATMVVPAESFDAPGTLDAIEKELATVLYGVPTMFIAELHDPGRPGRDLSSLRTGIMAGSPCPIETMRAVVNDLGCRDITIGYGQTEASPIITQTRTDDPLELRVETVGRPIPGVEVRIIDPATGEVLPENRQGELCARGHIVMLGYYKNPEATHTAIDSDGWLHTGDLALRLPNGYYKITGRIKDMVIRGGENIYPREIEEFLFTHPAVEQATVVGVPDPKFGEELCAWIKLKEGTLTTEQEIRDFCRAKLAHFKIPRYVRFVDGFPQTVTGKIQKFKIRDQMRQELGLDELPTA; translated from the coding sequence ATGGCGGACCAATCGGCGGCGCCTTGGGTGGACGGCAAAACGATCGGCCATGTGCTGGAGACGACCGTCGCCGCACATGGCTCGAATGACGCGCTCGCTTTCCCGCAGCTCGGCCTGCGGCTCTCGTACGACGAATTCGCGGCAGAAGTCGATGAAGCGGCCCGCGGGTTGTTGGCGATTGGCATTCAGCCGGGCGAGCATGTCGCCGCCTGGGCGACGAACGTGCCGCATTGGGTGGTGCTGCAATTCGCGACGGCGCGGATCGGGGCCGTGCTCGTCACGATTAATCCGGCGTATCGGCCGTTCGAGCTGAAATACGTGCTGAATCAATGCGACGCGGCCGCGCTTTTCTTGGTCGATCGTTTCAAGTCGTCGGATTATTTCGCCATGCTCCGCGAGGTATGTCCGGAAGTGGCGAGCGCCGCGCCCGGTCAACTTGCGGCGGCGCAGTTCCCGCGGCTCCGCTGGGTCGTGCGATTGCGCGGCGACGATCTGGTGGGCAGCATTTCGTGGGACGAGATGTGTCGCCGCGGCCGCGGCGTCGAGCCCGCTCAAGTCGATGCCGCCGCGGCCGCTCTTAAACACACCGACGCCATCAATATTCAATACACCTCAGGCACGACTGGATTTCCCAAAGCCGCGACGCTCAGCCATCGCAATCTGCTCCTCAACACGTACTACGTCGGTCAATGCTTGAAGCTCACCGACCAAGATCGGGTCTGCATCCCAGTGCCGTTTTATCACTGCTTCGGCTGCGTCCTGGGAACGATCTGCGCCGCCGTCTATGGAGCGACGATGGTCGTGCCGGCTGAATCGTTCGACGCTCCGGGCACGCTCGACGCGATCGAAAAGGAGCTGGCGACCGTGCTCTACGGCGTTCCGACGATGTTCATCGCCGAATTGCACGATCCCGGCCGGCCCGGTCGCGATCTGTCTTCGCTGCGAACAGGAATCATGGCGGGAAGCCCTTGCCCGATCGAGACGATGCGGGCGGTCGTGAACGATCTCGGCTGCCGCGATATTACGATCGGCTACGGCCAGACGGAAGCGTCGCCGATCATCACGCAAACGCGAACCGACGATCCGCTCGAATTGCGCGTCGAGACCGTCGGCCGGCCGATTCCAGGCGTCGAGGTGCGGATCATCGATCCGGCGACCGGCGAAGTGCTGCCCGAAAACCGGCAGGGAGAGCTGTGTGCCCGCGGGCATATCGTCATGCTCGGCTATTACAAGAATCCTGAAGCGACTCACACGGCGATCGATTCCGACGGCTGGCTGCACACCGGCGATCTGGCGCTCCGCCTGCCAAACGGCTACTACAAGATCACCGGGCGGATCAAAGATATGGTCATTCGCGGCGGCGAGAACATCTATCCGCGTGAGATCGAAGAATTCCTGTTCACCCACCCGGCGGTCGAGCAGGCCACCGTCGTCGGCGTTCCCGATCCGAAGTTCGGCGAGGAACTTTGCGCGTGGATCAAGCTCAAGGAAGGAACCTTAACGACGGAGCAAGAAATCCGCGATTTCTGCCGCGCGAAACTGGCTCATTTCAAGATCCCGCGGTACGTGCGCTTTGTAGACGGCTTCCCGCAGACGGTAACGGGCAAGATTCAGAAGTTCAAGATCCGCGACCAGATGCGGCAGGAACTCGGGCTCGATGAGCTACCGACGGCATAG